DNA sequence from the Dreissena polymorpha isolate Duluth1 chromosome 3, UMN_Dpol_1.0, whole genome shotgun sequence genome:
TCTGTGTCGTGGTCAAGGCGGCATATGTGTTGCTGGTTCTTATTGTACGAATCTTGTTTGCATGATCAAATTAGAAAGAAAATATAATTCAGTATCTGAAAAAACTTATCTCATTTGAGTGAAGTCAACCATAGTGCAATCGAGTTTTAAGGAACATGAATAGCATTTAACAATCTAGACGTTGAGTGTCTTACTAAACTTACAGTTCTACCAAAATACACTTTTTCCGTAATCGCACAAATGCATATCAAATATCAGAGtggcatattttatttaaatataatttccaTCGGTTGAGTGTACACATTATCTTCCCATAATGCAATTTAATGAACGCTTGGGCGCACTGAAAGTGAGCACGAGAAAATCGAGTGGGTTTGACGGTTTTCCGTTATTCTGCTTTGGATAGTCGAACTAAAATAAAGTCAGTTAAAGTgagttgtttttgtgtgtgtgtttttataaccAATCCAGTTTGAATACATTTCACACTTAATCAATAATATAGGTATTGGTTAAGTTAGACATGACAACAGGCGGACATTCTATATAAGTTTGAATAAATGTTGACCACACATATAGAAATTATTTGGTTAATATGTATATGTTAAATAACTATATAatttttatcaatacaaagaagtgaaactccagctggtGGAGCATATTGCCTTCTCATTACATACAATTACTTGCtactttatttaaggcaagagcccaattgccaaaaaagtacaaaacagtacaatacaaaaacataaacacatataagaataaagctcgGGTAACCGCCTTGGgacagtcaatgcaaagcatttgtgGTTTAAACCGGTTTCAGAGCGCTAAACCTCACACTTGACCCAGCAATATTCAAGCTATATTATCAAGTTAAAATATCAGGCCTTAACAATTACTTAAACATGAGTTTAGAGATCATTCAGTTTAAACAACCTCTGTACTCTACAGACAATCCCTGTGCAAGGACACGGTCATCCAATCTAATATACAACATACTTTGAAATAATCAGTATAGCTTAATCTCCCCGTTTGTCACTGAGAAACGAAATAAATTACATGGTCACCTGAAGTTTCAGAACAGGTATTTCCAGTACAGATTAGAATTTCCGAGATGAAGAACAATATTTCGAAGCTAAATTCTTAATTTTAAATTAGCTTACATTGAATCAGATCTGGACAAAGGAAACCAAAGCGGCAGACGAAACTGTGCATTAAGCAATGTTCCAGGGCAACCAGAGGAGTCGACCAACGATACCATTTTAATGTTGCCAAATACATTGGTTCCTAAGTCAAAATCAACGACGAAAAAAGGTCTGACAGAAATGGATCAACTAACTTGTTCACATGATTCAATATAACGCAATATAACGCATAGTGGGTAAATGCTCTCGGCTAAATACAATCTTTTCTGTTAATTGTTGAATAGTCCTGTCCAACAAACATCATGTAAAATAAATCATATATCTTAGATTAACGTCATAtttgaattgaactgaaaagaattaacTTGTCAAAAGAGTTAATTGAattgtggtaactgaccaattatctgcaactcacattgctaccagttgtttataaaaaaatatttattgtattcgATATTgtacatgactgtacagtcctcaAAGCCGAACGGAACTGTCTTTTAATTTGGATCGGAGTTagtttcgtgtgtcgtatgaatagatatgaacaaatctgcacttaaactaaatttagattcacatcgtacatgcatgatcagttgtcaaacgaaagtacggttgatattttaatgcatattttttctctttccgggatattggaAAACACCTACAGAAAACCAATCTCAAACACCTCAGTGGGCAAAATCTTTAATAGAAGACATTAAAAGCATAAAGCTATCCGTGGCAAAAATggacaaaattgaaaagtttctgaataagttaaacatgaaAGTAGAAGGGCTGGAGCAAAACGTGAAATCCATCGAAGCTCGAACGAAAGAAATTGAATCATCTTCTCAATTTATGAATAATGAATTGGAAGACACCAGGCAGAAAATCAAATCCACCGACACAGagattaaaaacattaataaacatcATAAAGAACTAGAAGAAAAGATACAAAACATTAAATTGCAAGCAGATGAAAACGAGCAAAAAACGAACGACCTAGAAGCAAGAAGCATGAGAGAAAATCTATTGTTCTATGGTTGCCCCGaagtgttaaatgaaaattgtGAGGGGACTGTGAAATCAATAATTTCAGAAAAGCTTCGAATAGAGGAGAATATAACATTAGACAGAGTTCACAGACTTGGTAAACCCAGTAACGGAAAATGCAGACCGATAGTGGCCAAATTCCACTACTACCAACAACGAGAATTGGTACGGACGACGGCTATCACCAAAACAAATGACCTCAAATCCACCGGGCTGGGCATCGGAATTCAGCAAACCAAAGCAGTGCTACAGCAGAGGCGGGAAAAGAACACTCGATTCAACCGTGAAAAGAGCGCCGGTAAAAAAGTGAAGTGGGCCGGTGCAAAACTTTTATCACGCGAAAATGGAAGCAGTCAGTTCAAGGAGGTTACACACTAGGACAAGGAAGGGAAGTTAAATGTTATAGCGTGGAACGTGAATGGACTTgccagaaaaataaatgatgttgACTTTCAAGAATACgttaaaaaatatgatttaatattaCTTTCTGAAACTTGGCTAAACAAAAAGAAACCGCTAAACACTGACATTAATGGGTATATTAGCTACCATGTTTACGGTAATAAACGTTCTGGTACAAACAAAGGTCGCTTTAGCGGTGGactttcaatttattataaaaatgagttATCAGATAATATATCCATTGTAGAAACTAATCAGTATGGAATAGTATggctaaaatttaaacaagatttgTCTTCTGTAGAGTCGGATATGTATCTGTGTCATACTTACATCCCACCTGTCAATTCGAAAGTTTTAATTGACAAAGATTTCGATTTTTTTGATGAAATTGGGAAAGGGGTTGAGAAATATGGGCAGCTCGGAAAAACATGCATAACGGGTGACCTCAATTCCCGAACAGGTAACTTATCAGATATACTAGAGTACGATAAGTACCTTGACTGTTTTGAAGAATTAGatacagaaaatataaatacacattttccAGTAATACTCAACAATCCGGACAAGGTAATTGATTGTAACGGTAAAAGGCTAATTAATCTATGCAGAGCTACTAATCATATTATCGTTAATGGTCGTCTCAACAAAGAGCAGGACAATCAATTTACTTTCGTCTCAAATAGAGGCTTGAGTATAACAGATTATCTTATTATAAATGCAAACTATGTTGATAATATAAACGAATTTCAAATACTCAATTGGCAAAACTTTTCTGATCACGCAGGtgtttacttttctttaaaatgtaacacCAAAACTAGACATATTACAACCGGTGAATACAAAGAGGAAACTAAGCTTGTTTTTAACTCAAGTTTTGTTGAAAAATTTCAAGACTCATTGAAAGAGAATATcaatttgttaaatgaaaacaaggaaaacattaattgtgaaataaaacatttaactagctatatttatgacaatgcagtaacaatttttggaaaaaaagtaaatatttaccacGACAAAAAAATTCGAAATAAAGCAGATTCGCAGAAATGGTTTGATTATAACTGCAACACAGCTAAAAAAGAATTCAAACGCGCACgaaacatattcaataaattaaaaacagatgaaaacaaaacacactttgtAAATATGAGAACAAAGTACAATAAAATACGAAAGAAATCtaaagcaaaatacaaaaaatcagaaGGAAAAAGACTTGAAGACATAGCAAAATCAGATCCAAAACATTTCTGGAAATCCttaaaaaaatgctataaacAAGCACCAAACAAGGATGACAGTATAACAGTAGCAGACTTGTATACGCACTTTAAAAACTTATTAGGCGAACAACcagaacaaataaatgaaaatgttgcCACCACCGAATCTACGGATATTGATTTAGATAAAGAATTCACATTGCATGAACTCAAGGCAGCCGTCTTCcatcaaaaaaataataagtCTTGTGGGCCTGATAATATATCTTCAGAACTAATTAAATCCTCGTTTAGTGTATTAGGACCACACCTCCTAGCAAAATACAACAAACTTTTCAACCATGCCGAATACCCGGAAGACTGGGGCCTCGGATACATCGTCCCTATATATAAGGGCGGGaaatcaaatgaaacaaaaaactatagGGGTATAACCTTAAATAATATCCTAGCAAAAATATACTCACAATTGCTACTCAACCGTTTAACAAACTGGACAAACAAACACCAAAAAATCATTAGCTGCCAGTTTGGTTATCAAAAGGGCAAAAGCACAACAGAGTGTATATTTATACTAAACGCAATTGTATCAACAATAATAAACTCAGGTCAAAAATTATACACCATTTTTATCGACTATCAACAGTGCTATGATAAAATCAATCACACAATACTTTGGCAAAAATTGATATCGGAAaatatgagttcaaaaatgataaacGCTCTAAAAGCGATGTATAGTATCGTAAAATCAGTAATTAAATTCAATCATAACTTGTCCGACCCATTCTCGATACACCAAGGAGTGAAACAAGGTGATTCCAGTTCATCACTGCTCttcatgatgttcgttaatgacatGTTGGAGAACATAAATACAGATTCGGATGGTTTATTCACTATAGACGAgttgaaattatttcttattttatatgCTGATGACCAAATTTTATTCGCAACGTCACCAAACTCACTACAACACATGCTAACAGACATAGAAGCATATTGTAATGcatcgaaattaaaaataaatacagctaAAACAAAAGTGCTTATCTTCGAAAAAGGAACACATTACACAAACATCGATATCTTTCTGTATGGTGAAAAACTAGAAGTCGTTACTTCCTTTAAATATCTGGGggtatacttatttaaaaacggTAACTTTAACAGAACGCAAAAATGCATAGCAGACCATGCGTCTAAATCAATGCACCGACTTTTCTCAGTGGTCAACATGTATGAATTTAGCACAAAAAGCAAACTCAAACTCTTTGATATCTTAGTAGCATCAATTTTGAATTACCTCTGAAATATGGGGTACTACACAGGCGAAAGATATTGAAGCCGTACACACGAAATTTTTAAGGAAATTActgtgtgtaaataaatcaacCAACCTTAGCGCGTTGTATGGAGAATTAGGAAGAATACCCTTTAATGAAATacgaaaaataaacattcttaaatactggtttaaactacTATCATCAAATGAGAGTAGCTTAATCAAAATTACATACACTATGCTAAAACAAGATACGGACAATGGACATACATACAACAATCAAAACTGGGCATACCATGTTAAATCCATTCTCGACAGCATCGGCATGTCCGAGTTATGGATAAACCAAAACATAACCGAATCACAATTTATACAATGCAAACAACGAATATTAGACACTTATACTCAAACATGGCACGCCGATATTAACAGCTCTACCCGTCTCTCTACGTACTGTTTATTCAAACATAGTTTATCGTTAGAAAGTTATTTAGACAAAATTAAtgaaccaaaatataaaattgcccTAAGCAGATTCCGTTTATCATCGCATAACCTAGAAATAGAAAGGGGGcgatacaataatattgaaaaagaaaaccgTAAGTGCAAATTATGTAATATGAATACTGTAGAAACTGAGTACCATTTCTTACTAGTTTGCCCCATATATACGCacctaagaagaaaacttttaaagtcacagtactgcagatggccaacaatttcaaagtttcaaagtctgatgtccagtgaaaataaaactatgcttattaatctagcaaagtttatatacGAAGCTTCAAATTTACGACGCCTACTAGATACGTAATTAGTCTTTTAGAACGTAACAACCCTTTAGCATTATTCCATCTTTTATTTCACGCACAACATACCTTAACTCAAATACAATTTCTCATtccttataaatttgaatagcaTTATAAACAATGCTAATTTGTTTCCGCTCaacttgttgtttcattttgatttttttttttaatggctaagctattaataatttatgttataaaatcaactttcagaaattgttattttttataaataactataaccataatcctcgtattgaaataatttgatttttaattatttctataacttgTTACTGGATACTAACTTAATTTTCAGTGAATgaatactgtacttcttaacattacattgttgtcaatgttgaatatatttttttttcaaacgaatatattatatatttttttgcactaacaccatgtgttcaatttaacacttaatccaCATCTGCCATGACTtgtattacttatatatataaaatgtatatgtgtaggctaagagcttgtataagctttatttgctgaaattaatgttgttgttgttgttgttgttttagtttgttgatgcagtattaacaaatataagtgtatatgtgtatagtgaacacaccaaaaataaactacggttgcgatagacacctataaacatagcatatactgttagatgcgcataatgtcACTTTAATTACCTTTTTTGTCATATACTTGTATAATACTCCTATGTTActgatttgtttgttttagtgGTAATATGTTTCAAGCACATTTTCCATAATCTTGTCAATCAAACTGATATTATTAAAtcgaatacgtctgaaatcaaTAACTCTTTTGTCCCAGACCCTATACCAATTTTTCTTTCTTGCCGCTGAATTGCTTTAATTGAATAACTTTCAAAGAAAAAAGGTACATTATAATTTTCCAAAACATACATTGCTTCTACGCTTCGGAGTCCAATTTATCATCGACTGTTATCCCAATAATGCTATAAATTTTTGGGAGCTATGCTTATCCATATCCATAATACCATTTTCACCTTACTTATTTCTAAAATGTTATTTAAGGAGCTATTGTAATAATTAATTCGCTTTTATATTACATTCAATATGAAGACACCTGTTAAAAATGTACAATACACAAAATACAACGTTTAACATATCGACGTACCAAATGTAATTGTTAATGAGGGGATATTTTCTATTGGTAATATGTGACCGCAGCGCtttagataacttttggggtatatagGGTAATtaaccccctgtttttgacaacaatagggtttttgtaaattcaatagagttttagcaaaaattgtcaccccctacttttgagcttaattgggtttttcacccccggttttttaactcaattgggtaattgaaggaatgacatatataatataattaaaatcaactAAGGTTACtacattatttattcaaatggaattaaaaaaaggtacatgtacataacaacaaacaaacttAAATTGTACACTTCAAGATCTGCCTGATCATATATgcgaaaaataaatcaacatttgtagcaagtgtgttgtttttttgttgtttttttttcaatataacatttagctCATATCTGTCAGCTTTACCTAGTTCTTAACAAAATTATGCAACTCTTATAGGATGCAAACTCCAGAGTAAATTCAAGCCAAGTCAGCAAGTTTTTTGTTTCTTAGCTCTTGGCTTGTATGCACTCTGCAGTCTAGGCTTCCTTCTCCTTTTTTGCCTAAGCCAGTAAATGACAGCTGGTGAGGGATCATATTTTGATATGTCTGGCCCCAGCATACAAATTGTCATGAGAGTGTTTAATGCTTCATTTCCTAGGGAAGCTCTTTGTTTGCATTTGAGTCTGTTCTGTGTGCTAAATGTTCTTTCGCACTCAACACTGGTAGGTTGCAGGCAGAGGGCTATTGCTGCCAGCTTGGCTATATTGGGTATAATGTCATTGTGCAGTAGTATTACCCTCTTACAAAGTTTATTAGTGGGCATATCAGCATAAGCTCCCTTCACCATACCCTGAAATCTCGGCCATTCCTCCTGGACCTTGGCTGGGTCTACTAGAGGCTGAACTACTCTCACTGTTTCTTGTAGTCCCTCAATGAGGTTGCCGTCAATCACTTTCACTGTTTTCTCGTAGCCATAGAAGGTGGACAAAGACTCGAGTGCTTCATTACATTCCTCCTGTGTGGAAATGTTTATCTGCTGGGGTTCAAACAAAGTACAAAAGTCATTATAGTGATCACTGTCTGTTTTCCTAAACCTGTCACTGATGTTCTTTTTCATCCTTTTGATGTAGTCTTTCCTCACGGTAGCAAATTCACTTCCCATGTTATCATGGTACTTCAGCTTTTCTCCAGAAAAGAAAGCTCCATCATCTGTTATCTCTATATCAGTCTTCATTGATGTCAAACACTTTCCATCTGTGGCTTCCATAGAAGACAATTTGGACACAGTTGCATCCATCACTGGTTTGATTTCACTGAATAGAAGATTTTTCTTCTGTAACTCACAGCTTAGTACTGCTAGCTCATTATGAACATCCAATATGAAGGCAATTGCTAGGGCAACCTTGTATGAGCTGAAATACTTCAGGAGTCCCTTGGCCACAGAATTCTTCTCTGCAGCGAATTTTGACAATGTTGCCAAAACAGACCCAAACGACTCGAACACAGCTGAAACTGCATTTTTCAAACCCAACCAGCGAATAGAATAAGGCTCTTTGATCTTTATCTCAGGTTCTTCGAGTATTTCCTGAATCTTCTTAAGTGCCAATGTTCTGTTACTTGATCCACTTATAAACGAGTACAAAGAACTGAATTTCTCTCTGAATTTTATCATAAAGTCATTTTTCTTGATAGAATCTGTACATGCCAGGTTTAGCCTATGAGCCATACAATGTGTCTGGATACAGAATGGAGAGTACTTGCTGACCAATTGCTGTCCTACTCCCTTATGTTTACCTAGCATAACAGCAGCCCCATCCGTGGCTAATGATGTACAGTTTGCAAGGTCTATACCATGCCTTTCAAATTCATGTGCTACACAGTTCATGATAGTGTGTGCAGTACCATCTTCTAGATGAACATTAACCAGCATATTTGTGACGGGTTCTCCTGCCTTGATATATCTGAAAAATAAGATCAATAcactattatacttttaattgaataaaattatttaacaaaactttattttaaaaaaataatcaaactaCATACCCAACCCTAAAATTGTTGGTCATATCAGCTGGGTCAGATGTAATATGACCAGCAATTTTAGGGGTGGGTGTGtagtttgatattttgttaataatatttttctcgagggggggggggggcatcacAAAGTGTACTGACACATTTGAGTTTCAGTGACGCCCgtgttgtgaaatatttaaaaaaaaaaaaaggatatTCTAGATCATGTAGATAATGTTTatgatgtattgtttaaaaatatatttttatccatgataatatttattctatttaatattaaattatacaataattgttttaaaatatatttttatctgagataatatttaatttattttatgttcataaaaataacttacttattcacttttattgtttatttttatcataatccTGTGATGTAACAAAAAAGAATAGAATTAGCTTCtatgtgaaaatatttttttaattgctaCAACTGATTTCTCTTTTCTAATGCTTTAATTCAATAGCTGTCTGTtggaaatttcaaattaattatataatgttCAAAAATATTACCGAACACATATACTAAGTCTCTTGTCTACAGTCAGATCTGTACTTTCATCCAACATCATGGCGAAAACAGGAGATGACTTTATATCATTCACAAGTCCCTCACGTAGTACATGCTCAATAGAAGTCTGGATTTCTGAAACCGTGTCGGGGCTCAAATTAGTGTATTTGATGTTAAGTCCATTTTTGGTTTGTAAATCCAGAAGGGAGTTTATGGTGCTTGAGGGTATCTCCATTTTTGCAGCATAATAAACCGTATTGAACAATTTTTTGTCAACATCATCAACAAGTTCACAGACATCACTGACATCAGCAATTACTTCTTGGCTGCTTATTGTCTGTAATTGTTTATCTTGCTCACAAGCAATAACCGCATTGTTGTGTTCTGCACTAGCAGTGTGCCTCGTAATACCGGAGTACTGAAAGTTTGGAGAACCTTCGTCTGCCCATACAGttattagttttaatttatttttcatgtcTGTGCATACTTTACATTTCATTACTCCACTTTCTATCACCAGCCACGGGTGTTTGTTTCGCCACTCTAACAAAGTTTTTTCGCTAACACTCCCCATAtcgtgttttttatgtttaacaaCCTCGTTTATAATCTCCGATAATATCGGGCAAACAACATTCTCTGGAGAAATTATAACATCGTCTAACAGATCATTCAGCAAGGTCGCACAAAAGCTATAGTTTTCCCGAATATTCTGGGGCAAATACCTGTGTAAAGTATTAGTTTGTGTCGGGACTCGTTTTTTTCGTCCACGagtggccattttgattatttcagaaaacgaaagtagaaatctgacgggtctacgaataatcacaataataccccaaagatagATAactgctggaaagactgccttcttttcttcttaggacggcatataaactatccagTACATTTCTGTACGGAatataaccagtctaaaaaataagcttggtgttcgtaagaattgcgtttcgtgacgcaaggttttttacgggaattacgttattaaatttgtatttgcgtttttgtacgctttattttgaatttaattacgtttttggttattttaattgcgtaataacgcaaatacgcttgttatctatagcgcTGATGTGACCATTTAGCTAAATAGAATTAAgtgttttctaaaatattttacacGTATACTATGTTGATGTCAAGTTTGACATGCATAATATACAAATGTCACGAATCATTGCGTTAAATTGTTTTCTCAGTAACATTTCCAATACCATCGCCACCTTAATTACTCAAATAATTcgaattgtatataaaataatgatgctatttattttgttaataatcaATTTACACACTAACTTTTTCCAAAAAATGATGTAACTATATTCTATTGCaatgtgttatatatatttaataaattttacaatcaattttgtAGACTCTTTtcctgttttaaataattattttataggTGGAAACTAGTTATATAAGTATACATTACCATGTCGCCTTATCTAATTATGCATAGAAAccattatataatgttatatcTACAAAATTGCTATGTTatgctaaataataataatataatgtttttacatACTAGCAttgaaagttacatttaaaaggTCGCCCCGGTGTAATAgatatggtgttcgcctagcgactgggaagtcacgggttcgatctccaccgtgagagcgttctttagatctccccaaaaacaccaagtactggttctaggcccaggaaacggactcgagggcgtttatataagcctgaggctttcgatgcaatcgagctaaaataaataggtttaaactattgAAAGTTACTAATCGACTTTAAAACGGTTACTGTTAAATAAAGAGTTATTTACTTATATTATAATAACCTGTAAAAAATGTCATCAACCGTTTAACTATAACGTTGTGCACTACAGCACCTACAATAAATTGTCGTTATCGTAATACTTATACGCCCTTTCAGACATTGTTCTTATTTGCTATGACAATAAAAAGCACCAAGTTAAGGCACAATATCATAAATAAC
Encoded proteins:
- the LOC127873277 gene encoding zinc finger protein 862-like codes for the protein MMLDESTDLTVDKRLSICVRYIKAGEPVTNMLVNVHLEDGTAHTIMNCVAHEFERHGIDLANCTSLATDGAAVMLGKHKGVGQQLVSKYSPFCIQTHCMAHRLNLACTDSIKKNDFMIKFREKFSSLYSFISGSSNRTLALKKIQEILEEPEIKIKEPYSIRWLGLKNAVSAVFESFGSVLATLSKFAAEKNSVAKGLLKYFSSYKVALAIAFILDVHNELAVLSCELQKKNLLFSEIKPVMDATVSKLSSMEATDGKCLTSMKTDIEITDDGAFFSGEKLKYHDNMGSEFATVRKDYIKRMKKNISDRFRKTDSDHYNDFCTLFEPQQINISTQEECNEALESLSTFYGYEKTVKVIDGNLIEGLQETVRVVQPLVDPAKVQEEWPRFQGMVKGAYADMPTNKLCKRVILLHNDIIPNIAKLAAIALCLQPTSVECERTFSTQNRLKCKQRASLGNEALNTLMTICMLGPDISKYDPSPAVIYWLRQKRRRKPRLQSAYKPRAKKQKTC